Proteins encoded together in one Deinococcus aerius window:
- a CDS encoding LacI family DNA-binding transcriptional regulator: MPPAKVPPRRVTLRDVAARLGVSPATVSNAYNRPDQLSPDLRARVLKAARELGYSGPDPLARSLRRGRSGVIGVVYDSPLQSAFADPAASLFLGGVARAVQEEGLNLLLLAGAGEAEPSPVTAASVDGVILYATTGASPALAAARARALPAVLVDQAPQEGLPLVGIEDEEGAHAAARHLRDLGHREVGVLALPLGGEGTPNAHIRARLEGYRRGLEGAAGLHLCESPDNSPESGAHLTRGLLAAHPGVTALLCMSDVLAQGALRAAADLGRSVPGDLSVVGYDDIPSSAALGLTTVHQPTEDKGTHAGRAMLALLRGETPESVRLPTRLVVRGTTAQA; this comes from the coding sequence ATGCCCCCTGCCAAGGTGCCCCCTCGCCGCGTGACCCTGCGCGACGTGGCGGCCCGGCTCGGCGTGTCGCCCGCCACCGTCAGCAACGCCTACAACCGGCCGGACCAACTGTCCCCCGATCTGAGGGCCCGTGTGCTCAAGGCGGCCCGGGAACTGGGCTACAGCGGCCCCGACCCCCTCGCCCGCAGCCTCAGGCGGGGCCGCAGCGGGGTGATCGGGGTGGTGTACGACAGCCCCCTCCAGAGCGCCTTCGCCGATCCCGCCGCCAGCCTCTTCCTGGGGGGAGTGGCGCGGGCGGTGCAGGAGGAGGGGCTGAACCTGCTGCTGCTCGCTGGGGCCGGGGAAGCGGAACCCAGCCCGGTCACGGCGGCCAGCGTGGACGGCGTGATCCTGTACGCGACCACGGGCGCGAGCCCCGCCCTGGCCGCCGCCCGTGCCCGCGCCCTGCCCGCCGTCCTCGTGGACCAGGCGCCGCAGGAGGGGCTGCCCCTCGTCGGCATCGAGGACGAGGAGGGCGCCCACGCCGCCGCCCGGCACCTCCGGGACCTGGGGCACCGGGAGGTCGGGGTCCTCGCCCTGCCACTGGGAGGAGAGGGGACGCCCAATGCTCACATCCGCGCCCGGCTGGAGGGGTACCGGCGGGGTCTGGAGGGCGCGGCAGGTCTGCACCTGTGCGAGAGCCCCGACAACTCCCCCGAGTCCGGCGCCCACCTCACCCGGGGGCTGCTCGCCGCCCACCCCGGCGTGACGGCCCTGCTGTGCATGAGCGACGTGCTCGCACAGGGGGCGCTGCGGGCCGCCGCCGATCTGGGCCGGAGCGTGCCCGGAGACCTGAGTGTGGTGGGCTACGACGACATTCCCAGCAGCGCCGCCCTGGGGCTCACCACGGTCCACCAGCCCACCGAGGACAAGGGAACCCACGCGGGCCGCGCGATGCTCGCCCTGCTGCGCGGGGAGACGCCCGAGAGCGTCCGGCTTCCCACCCGGCTCGTCGTGCGTGGAACGACCGCCCAAGCCTGA